Genomic DNA from Terriglobia bacterium:
GTGGCCGCGCGTGGAAGGCCCTGATTGGACCAGGCATTTTCGGATCGTGGGTCACCGGAGCGATCACAGCGTCCGGCGGCGCCTGGAATGCCAGTATCGTTTCCGAGCTTGTCTCCTGGGGCAATACGACTTTGAAGGCCAACGGACTTGGCGCCTACATTTCCGAAGCAACAGCCAGAGGCGACTGGCCCAGAATCGTTCTGGGCGTGGCGCTCATGAGCGTATTCGTGGTCGGGTTGAACCGGCTGGTCTGGAAGCCCTTGTACGACCTGGCCGGAAGTAAATATCAGCTCGGCTGAGGAATCAAAATGGAAAATACTCCGGTCCTTTTAACCGCTGAAAATGTCGTGAAGACCTTCCCTCTGCCCGGAGGTGGAGAGCTGATCGTATTGGCAGAGGTTACGCTGAATATCGCACAGGGCGAGGTCGTCGCTCTGCTCGGACGCAGCGGGTCGGGCAAAAGTACTCTCCTGCGCATTCTGGCCGGCTTGATTCAGCCGAGCCGCGGGAAGGTGATCGTGAAGGGAACACCGCTCGAAGGGCCGAATCCCGGCGTCGCCATGGTGTTCCAGAGTTTTGCGCTGCTGCCGTGGCTGACGGTGCAGGAGAATGCCGAACTTGGACTCTTCGCGCGCGGGGTATCGAAAGAAACCTGCGAAAAGGAAGCGTTGCTGGCGCTCGGCATGGTCGGCCTCGAGGGTTTCGAAGGAGCTTATCCAAAAGAATTGTCCGGCGGCATGCGCCAGCGCGTCGGGTTCGCGCGAGCCTTCGTGATGAAGCCCGATGTCCTCATGATGGATGAGCCGTTCAGCGCTCTGGATGTGCTGACCGCGGAA
This window encodes:
- a CDS encoding sulfonate ABC transporter permease, whose protein sequence is GRAWKALIGPGIFGSWVTGAITASGGAWNASIVSELVSWGNTTLKANGLGAYISEATARGDWPRIVLGVALMSVFVVGLNRLVWKPLYDLAGSKYQLG